Proteins from one Burkholderia oklahomensis C6786 genomic window:
- a CDS encoding ABC transporter permease, with protein sequence MTSRELRHFPMTVELAIAVLLFLYLPLVVVAWMSFNRGPSALVWEGWSIQGYLEAWSDPTLIRATQNSLVLALSSMVLSTALATSAAVAAWSRQETHSFDLRGTVIALPLVIPEVVLAIATVMVFSMFAFEIGFVAVLFAHVVFCVPLAYLPINARLKTIDRTLLEAAADLSAPPWAAFRQITVPLALPGIAAGALLAFVASMNDYVTSYFLAGAGMTTLPMYIFSALKIGITPKVSAISTAVIGLSSIQLLTVWVLGRKGAGQTATPGQSELYHSNIQTIGTV encoded by the coding sequence ATGACCTCGCGTGAACTGCGCCACTTTCCGATGACGGTAGAACTCGCGATTGCTGTCCTCTTGTTTCTCTATCTGCCGCTGGTGGTTGTCGCATGGATGAGTTTCAATCGGGGGCCATCGGCCCTTGTTTGGGAAGGTTGGAGTATCCAGGGATACCTCGAAGCATGGTCTGATCCGACGCTCATCCGTGCGACGCAAAACTCCCTGGTCTTAGCCTTGTCGTCTATGGTTCTTTCGACCGCACTCGCAACGAGTGCGGCGGTTGCTGCGTGGTCACGACAGGAGACGCACAGCTTCGATCTGCGCGGAACTGTAATTGCTTTGCCGCTCGTCATACCGGAGGTTGTTCTCGCGATCGCTACTGTGATGGTGTTCTCGATGTTTGCGTTCGAAATCGGGTTCGTTGCCGTCCTGTTTGCGCATGTGGTGTTTTGTGTCCCACTCGCATATCTCCCGATCAACGCGCGTCTGAAGACAATTGACCGCACATTGCTTGAGGCAGCAGCGGACTTGTCAGCCCCGCCATGGGCTGCATTTCGTCAAATCACGGTTCCTTTGGCATTGCCCGGTATCGCCGCCGGTGCGCTGCTTGCCTTCGTCGCGTCCATGAACGACTACGTCACCAGCTACTTCTTGGCTGGTGCCGGCATGACCACCTTGCCCATGTACATCTTCAGCGCATTGAAGATTGGAATTACGCCAAAGGTGAGTGCGATCTCGACAGCCGTCATTGGGCTATCGTCGATTCAACTACTGACGGTCTGGGTTCTCGGCAGGAAGGGGGCAGGGCAGACTGCCACGCCGGGGCAATCCGAGTTGTATCACTCGAACATTCAAACGATAGGAACCGTATGA
- a CDS encoding AraC family transcriptional regulator → MKPVANVFSHTAAQRPASLHTIVIALNVMKEMGVSAEVILKGTGISPKEVEQANAMVTHAQEMVLFANALEATGNSAIGLHIGNSIPVTAYGLRGHAMLVSPTLGDAMRLAYEHPLLAISYFQITLGVNADLARVTVGGYTYRADLLILNTDMCLAAVRREIVDLIGRVPAFRRLGLAFPPPIHAHVYSEIFNCEIIFDAKENFLEFDADLLATRLPLAHSLEFEISKRACEKREFELSHWIPADLVGRLLGIMYDNPMCQDVMKFTERLGMSPRSLQRKLKEMGTSFSALHDLVRRDIASRYISENKSIKEIAARLGYKNTSAFSRAMKRWSKLTTD, encoded by the coding sequence ATGAAGCCGGTAGCCAATGTGTTCAGTCATACTGCTGCGCAGCGCCCCGCGTCGCTCCATACCATCGTCATCGCGCTCAATGTGATGAAAGAAATGGGAGTGTCGGCCGAAGTGATATTGAAAGGCACGGGTATTTCGCCGAAGGAGGTCGAGCAAGCCAACGCGATGGTAACGCATGCTCAGGAAATGGTCTTGTTCGCCAATGCTCTTGAGGCGACGGGAAATTCGGCTATCGGACTTCATATTGGGAACTCAATTCCCGTAACGGCATATGGCCTCCGGGGGCATGCGATGCTAGTGAGTCCAACGCTGGGTGACGCGATGCGCCTTGCGTATGAGCATCCGCTACTGGCGATCAGCTATTTCCAGATCACTTTAGGGGTGAATGCCGATCTGGCTCGCGTTACCGTCGGTGGGTACACCTATCGGGCGGATCTGCTGATTCTCAATACGGATATGTGCCTCGCTGCAGTTAGACGTGAAATAGTCGACCTTATCGGGAGAGTTCCGGCGTTTAGGCGGCTGGGGCTTGCGTTTCCGCCACCTATTCATGCCCATGTCTATTCGGAGATATTTAACTGTGAAATTATATTTGATGCCAAGGAAAATTTCTTGGAGTTTGATGCCGACTTGCTAGCCACTAGACTACCTCTCGCACATTCTCTCGAATTCGAAATATCAAAGAGAGCGTGTGAAAAACGTGAATTCGAATTATCGCATTGGATCCCGGCGGACCTTGTTGGACGGCTCCTTGGGATAATGTACGATAATCCGATGTGTCAGGATGTTATGAAATTCACTGAAAGGCTCGGAATGTCGCCGCGGAGCTTACAGCGTAAATTAAAGGAGATGGGCACATCCTTCAGTGCTCTACATGATCTGGTGCGACGCGATATCGCTTCACGATATATTTCCGAAAACAAGTCGATCAAGGAGATAGCAGCGAGACTGGGATACAAAAATACCTCGGCATTCAGCCGTGCAATGAAGCGTTGGTCAAAGCTCACGACGGACTGA
- a CDS encoding SET domain-containing protein, with product MKRFTVRRSRIHGRGVFALRPIKAGELLLEYKGQVIAWRTATQAHRCNGQAGHTFYFGLSNGRVIDGSSGGNSARWLNHACEPNCHAVELNNRIFIESIRSIALGDELFLDYGLEVAGSNLQEVRQEYACHCGGARCRGTMMAAS from the coding sequence ATGAAGCGATTCACCGTGCGCAGGTCGCGCATTCACGGACGGGGTGTGTTCGCGCTGCGGCCGATTAAGGCGGGCGAGTTGTTGCTCGAGTACAAGGGACAAGTCATCGCGTGGCGAACAGCCACGCAGGCGCATCGCTGCAACGGACAAGCCGGACATACGTTCTACTTCGGGCTTTCCAACGGGCGCGTCATCGACGGTAGCAGTGGGGGGAACAGTGCACGGTGGCTCAACCACGCATGTGAACCAAACTGCCACGCCGTCGAGTTAAACAATCGCATCTTCATCGAGTCGATTCGGAGCATCGCGCTGGGCGACGAACTGTTCCTCGACTATGGCCTGGAGGTCGCCGGATCGAACTTACAGGAGGTACGTCAAGAATATGCATGCCATTGCGGCGGTGCGCGCTGCCGCGGTACTATGATGGCCGCCAGTTAA
- a CDS encoding ABC transporter permease, whose protein sequence is MILGVILPLAVLAIISLSTPLEFGGVSWGDFTIRAYERVVFDRDWDGSLVLQQGYVSIFLRSTVMAFLATTGCVLFGFPTALFIATRAPMWRAILLVLVTIPFWTCVVVQMCGWIIVMADNGLLSRALSIFGLLRGPLALLYTDIATLIGLVYAFTPFMVLPIFAALDEFDWRLVEAAYDLGANKGGALLQVIVPGCRPGIMAGIGLVFVPALGSYAIPSLLGGNHAFMVGNLIDFQFAGGRDWPLGAAMSFVLLAVVLLAMLTLRLTSTLQRRELAHDLA, encoded by the coding sequence ATGATTTTAGGCGTAATACTCCCACTCGCGGTCCTCGCGATCATATCATTGAGCACGCCGCTCGAATTCGGTGGTGTTTCATGGGGAGATTTCACGATTCGCGCCTATGAGCGTGTAGTGTTCGATCGGGATTGGGACGGTTCATTGGTGCTTCAACAGGGTTACGTGAGCATCTTTCTACGGTCCACGGTCATGGCGTTCCTGGCGACCACCGGATGCGTGTTATTCGGGTTTCCCACGGCTTTATTTATCGCAACCCGTGCTCCGATGTGGAGGGCCATCTTGTTGGTGCTCGTAACCATACCGTTCTGGACCTGCGTCGTGGTACAGATGTGCGGTTGGATTATCGTCATGGCGGACAATGGCTTACTTAGTCGGGCCCTCAGCATATTCGGCCTACTTCGGGGGCCGCTTGCTCTGCTTTACACCGACATTGCGACTCTCATCGGCCTCGTCTACGCATTCACTCCTTTTATGGTCTTACCGATTTTCGCAGCACTCGACGAATTTGACTGGCGATTGGTCGAGGCGGCTTACGATCTTGGTGCCAATAAGGGGGGGGCGCTTCTGCAAGTGATCGTCCCTGGCTGTCGTCCCGGCATCATGGCCGGTATTGGGCTCGTCTTCGTGCCAGCACTAGGTTCGTACGCGATTCCCAGCTTGCTTGGTGGCAATCACGCATTCATGGTCGGGAACCTGATCGATTTCCAATTCGCAGGTGGCCGCGATTGGCCGTTGGGCGCAGCTATGTCGTTTGTCCTCCTCGCGGTCGTTCTTCTGGCCATGCTCACGCTGCGGCTGACATCCACCCTCCAGCGACGGGAACTTGCCCATGACCTCGCGTGA
- a CDS encoding extracellular solute-binding protein: MKKVVGVMLLLAVGNAVSAELHIGSWPDYLPDTLIKKFQAETGIKTTLDTYASDAALTQKLQSGGGGYDVVIAGDYYVPVLVKSGLLQKLDKNKLPNIANIKPEYRHPSFDPKRDYAMPYTVVLTGFAYDSARVSGGKLDESWKSFFDPPAELRGQIGDLDVEEELYMAASWYLGQDECTENPADAKRVLDVLQKQKPFVKTYSNDGTIDRLASKQIVVQHIWSGAAARAQDRLPSITFVYPKEGVRLFMDSLLIPAKARNTDSAYQFVNWMMRPENIAQVTNAVRYNNEIIGSERYIDAALLKNPAIKTPEQYKARLRPYKMCSPTAIQLRNKVWLKLKGNR; this comes from the coding sequence ATGAAAAAAGTAGTCGGAGTGATGCTGTTGCTTGCTGTCGGTAATGCCGTCTCGGCCGAACTCCATATCGGCAGCTGGCCGGATTACTTGCCCGATACGCTGATCAAGAAGTTCCAGGCGGAAACCGGCATCAAGACAACGCTCGACACCTACGCGAGCGATGCAGCCCTGACTCAAAAGTTGCAGTCGGGCGGAGGTGGCTACGACGTTGTGATCGCAGGGGACTATTACGTTCCGGTGCTTGTGAAGTCCGGACTCCTGCAAAAGCTCGACAAGAACAAGCTGCCGAATATCGCCAACATCAAACCCGAGTATCGCCATCCGTCATTCGATCCGAAACGGGACTACGCAATGCCATACACCGTCGTGCTGACTGGCTTCGCGTACGATAGTGCGCGCGTTTCCGGTGGGAAACTCGACGAGAGTTGGAAGTCGTTCTTCGATCCGCCGGCGGAGTTGCGCGGACAGATCGGCGACCTGGATGTCGAAGAAGAGCTGTATATGGCCGCGAGTTGGTATCTGGGACAGGATGAATGCACAGAAAATCCTGCTGATGCGAAGCGGGTGCTCGACGTTCTGCAAAAACAGAAACCGTTCGTGAAGACGTACAGCAATGATGGGACCATAGATCGTCTCGCATCCAAGCAGATCGTAGTGCAGCATATCTGGAGCGGCGCCGCTGCGCGTGCACAGGACCGCCTTCCCAGCATCACGTTTGTATACCCGAAGGAGGGCGTCCGTCTGTTCATGGATAGCTTGCTTATCCCGGCAAAGGCACGAAACACCGACTCGGCATATCAATTCGTCAACTGGATGATGCGCCCGGAGAACATCGCACAGGTTACAAATGCCGTTCGCTACAACAACGAGATCATCGGCTCCGAGCGGTATATCGATGCCGCACTATTGAAGAACCCCGCAATCAAAACCCCGGAGCAATACAAAGCAAGGCTCCGTCCTTACAAAATGTGTTCGCCAACGGCGATTCAGTTACGAAACAAAGTCTGGCTAAAGTTGAAGGGAAATCGCTGA
- a CDS encoding GNAT family N-acetyltransferase, which produces MTMAYRLEYRPMSVTDIGAFYEIRFSVKENRIHPHQIHLLDRDLLVEQIHQGGGWICECGGEAVGVCLPVVTDTPFICALFVKPSFHGYGIGRELLERAVKWLEGKGVNRVKLVTDPGSRADGFYQQLGWKRGGLDEYGCQVVFTKLLAN; this is translated from the coding sequence ATGACAATGGCCTACAGACTAGAATATCGCCCGATGAGCGTAACCGACATAGGGGCGTTTTACGAAATTCGCTTCTCGGTGAAAGAAAATCGGATACATCCGCATCAGATCCATCTACTTGATCGCGATCTTCTGGTGGAACAAATCCATCAAGGAGGTGGTTGGATCTGCGAGTGCGGGGGCGAGGCGGTAGGCGTTTGCTTACCGGTCGTTACGGATACGCCATTTATTTGTGCGCTGTTCGTGAAACCATCGTTCCATGGGTACGGCATTGGACGCGAGCTACTCGAGCGCGCGGTCAAATGGCTGGAAGGCAAAGGCGTAAATCGGGTTAAGCTAGTCACGGACCCGGGTTCGCGAGCGGACGGTTTCTATCAGCAACTTGGCTGGAAACGCGGCGGACTCGACGAATATGGATGCCAAGTTGTGTTCACGAAACTGTTGGCAAATTGA